The Archocentrus centrarchus isolate MPI-CPG fArcCen1 chromosome 3, fArcCen1, whole genome shotgun sequence sequence gatctcctcGGTACATGTTTATGACAATTTTACCAAAAATTTCCAATTTGGATGAATCACTCCATAATACTTGTTGCAACAGTCCAGTTCGGACATCCCCACAGACCCTTGCACTCACTGTGGATTAATGAAATTTATGTCACGTGGGCCCAAGTAGACCATAGCAGACTCACATATGCAGAAAGAATAATCCAGGCTTAATCTGGTGCACCTCAGCCtcttctccttccttcctttccttatGTGTGCTTCTTGACAGTCACCTTTGACTGAAACCTTTCTGATGACGCATTGGTAAATAGCAGTAGTAATTTTTGCTGGgatattttcctgtttctgaagtaaatgactttcagatactgttcatctgcagatctGTATATAGTTGTTTTAGCCACCTTGATGTCACCCGGTGTTTTTTGGACTTCACATGTTAAAGCCTCACAGTTAGCATTTTGGTTTTTGAAGCCAGAAGTTACAATATTTAGAGTGTGGAGTGCCATGTTATCAGCTAAGGCTAGCTAACTTGGTTAGCAAGATGCATCCATAAATTGTACAGGTGTAATGCACAGCTACATATACAGGCTAATTAGTGTCGAGTCTCagactaataaaaataatagaatCTGCCACACTGAAACTggaacacaaatatctgtaccaCACAGTGAGCCGTAAGATTTGTCAGATAATGGTCATGAAAGAGATGGGCTCAGAGGAAGAAATATCAGAAATGAAGCGAGTTTGGCAGGAAAGCCTTTCTTTGAAAGCACAAGAAGACAAATACAgtaaagctgtttttctttgttgtacAATTCTAAAAGACGAGAAGAACCCCTCACAGCTCATTCATACCTATCTGGAACAGCATGCCCCCCTTGTGGCATTGCAAGCACCTAAATGATGTATAAACATGAAAAGTAATATTATGTAAAGCAAATTACATAAAGCAGCCTATAAAGAACATAACAAGTGCAAATAAAGTGTTGGAGCAATAGTCAATCTTTCTGTtacatgaaaaacagaaatttcACACCATcaaatgtctttttgttttttgctaccAGATAACGGGATGGGCAACCCCCGCTGATGAGAAAGCTGAACTTATAATTTACACAAGCGATAACAGTGAACACCACTGACATCTAGGCATTTGCAGCCTGACAGGCCTCATCAGCGGTGTGTTTCCAgcaactatataaataaaccacaCATACTGAAGATTGTCATTGGTGCCAAAGGTGCACCTGTGTAatttaatttgatgtttttaatggATTTGTGTCCTCTTCTGTGATCAAACTgtgatcttttgcttgttaggtgaatgtgtaaaccaccacACTATATTGCTAACTCCAAGAAAAATGCCAGATTGTCTTATGTCTGATCCTTATTTCTGGTACAGCTAATTCCCCCATGTATTTGTTATGAGCATCTTTGAACTTAGACTCATATTCAAATTCAAAGTAATCAGCCCTCCATGCGCAAGGTGTGAGGGCAGACAAGCTTTGAGGGTCTTTCATATGCGGTATTAATTAAACCCTGAACAAAGAACCAGTCACCGAAAAAATatacaaggtttttttttttttgctgcttctcAAGAACCTCTCATTCTGAGGTTTATTCCCCACTGACAATAGTGAAAGGATTTCAGtcacagctgtgatgttttgtCGACCGTGTTTCTGCACACAAAGCCACACAGCAAACACGCgctttggtttggttttgctCTGGTCTGAATATGTCCACTCCTGTTACCCTTTGTTTTTTCCGACGTGCGTACCTTCCCGCTCTCCAGCCCAGTGAACAGCATAAATGATTGAAGGACCCGTGTATTTAGTTGTCAGCTGAGAGAGACATTTGGTACTGAACTCAGAGCTTCAGCATGGGAGCTGACAGCATCGAGGTGCTTCCAACAGTGTTAGGGCACAAGAACAGCATGTAACCAGTATACACAAGTAATAAATTCAGAGCCAATACCCCTCTGTTGGAGAAAAAACATATTACATATGATTTTGGAAGCTTGGTTCTTTCGGCATCAAAAACCACAAAATCTAATTAAATTCAGCCTTTTCTGTTTGTAAAGTaaacaacaatgaaaacaaCTCTACCCTACATATGCATTATATTATAGACTTTCTGCCTTCCTACAGTATCAGTCAGTGCACATTATGTGCATTACATGCTTCAGTTGAATAAAAGGAATTAAAAGGTATTTTTGTAAGAACTATTTTATGCCTACTTTTTGAATTTTCCTTGTAACAGCATAGATAGAATATATCTTTCACTTAGGTCTGATATGGGTGGCTTTCAGGGGTTAATAATCAAACATGCTTTAATTTGCAGAGGACAAATTTCACAGCAGCAATTGATTTCCAGCTTTAAGGAATGTGATTTTTGTGTCATGGTGCATGGAAGCACGCCGTGTGGCTTGTGGAGGAAGTaaggacccaaacgcaggatGCAGGAGCAGGCAGCGAtatgaaacaaaacaagccTTTATCGTggttaaacaaacaaatacatgaaCCAAAAGAAGAGAACAAAACTAAAGGAAACCTGAACTGGGAGGAAACTAAGgagaattattaaaaaatgatttgtgcAGTTCAGCCATTGAAAGGAGAAGGATACAATACCATCACTGTAAATGTTGGACACGCACTTTAATAACATtaactttatattttatgtgCTTTGATCATTATATGATATGAGGATttcactgccttttttttttttttttttttttttttcattaggaCAGTTTCCCAGTCCAGGACATGGTTTCCTAAGTGGCCCTACACCACTGCATCGCAAGGGTTAAAACCAGTCTAACCTGGGCCATGACTGATCTGCTTCCCAACGTCAGTGTTCCTGGGAGTACGGCAGCTTTGCTGGTGACCACTGACTGTCCGTTTAACCTGACTGCAGCTGCTCAGGCAGGACTCGCATCGGGTCATTCACTGGCCCCACTATGTAGCGTCTGTTGCTGTGGGGTTCTCAATCGTACCTTGGCAGTGGCGTTCATGGTCAGCCTCACTTTTGCCATTGTGGTCGGAAATGTGGTCACGCTTACTGTCTTTGTGCAAACCAGACAATCGAGAACACCACAGGGATACCTCAAAGGTAAATGCTGTGAAACCGTTTACATCCCAGTGCTTGTTGGTATCTGAGActtttttattaacaaaaaaacatccaaactAATTGAGTGTAACTCAAGTTTCCTGGATTGATTCCAGTAAAGCCCGACCGATATAAGAGTTCTGAGACagatactgataccgatatttgGTGATGTGAAAATCTGATATATCAGCTGataaatctttttctttcagacagatGAAACATAACCATATTTCCCTAACCTATGACAAtgtagtttaaaaataatcttgttttacTGTCACAACAAGTCATGGATTACTTGTTTACTCTCTGCCTGACTCTGCTTGgctcagctggttgttgtgtttgtggcgcTCTGGTGGACAAAATATGTAATATCAACActcatggttgaagggtgtgctttttattaattttcatttatcagctaTAATACTAATATATCAGCAACTAGCTAATATCATCCATATATTTGTCCCTGATAATATATTGGTCAGAGTCTAATTTCcagaaacataataataataaatttataaaatgtaatttcctGTTTGTACAAAATGCAATAATGCTAATGAAGACTAAAAATTGATCTGTCTACAGTGATTGGATTGTATCTAATTCCCATGGTGGCCCTTGCAGTAATAAGAAGTCATTCTGAATTTAGAAAATGCATAACTGGTTAATTTAAAACTGTGAACAATATTCTgaatcagaaataaaataatggcctaaaaATACATAATTAATGGTAAAGTTTTAAGTAAATGATAAGAAGAAAAACTGGATGTGTCTGTATtcaacatgacttttttttttttttctatctgacAGTGTCTCTGGCCATAGCGGATATGATGGTCGGTGTCCTCGTGGTTCCTTTTTCTGTCTACACTGAAATCTCTCTCATGGTGACCAGCACGCCTCCTATTTGGTATCAAGGTAGTTCTACTTCCCCTGCCACCTCCTCTTCCAGCGGTGGACTATTAAGCCCTTGGCAGCCCTGCATGCTGATTGGTCCGGTGTTTGCTGGATGCACTTTTGTTTCCATTAGCACCATCTTCCTAATGACCTTGGAGCGCAGCGTGGCCATCCTGTGGCCACTCCAAAAGGACGCCTTGGTGACCCGAAGACGAACTCTATTCCTCATCCTGTTCTCGTGGGCTGCCAGCTTCCTGCTGGCTTTAGCCCCTCTCATCTTCAGCAGCAACTTCACTTTGGAGTACAATGAGTGCAGTCGCATGTGTAACTACACCCCACTACTACTTGGAGGCCAGCTGCCGCCCGATGCAAACATCTTGTTGCTATTTCCAGTGTTCGATTTCACACTGCTTGGTGGCACACTGGCTGTTAATATTGTGTCTTTCACTAGCATTAGGCGGTACTCCCGAAAACGCAAACTGCTCTCAGAGGGGAGTCTGAGCGATGGagggggaggaggtggaggatgtCCTCACAGGCCCTCCTTTTCAGACATCAAAGCGGCCAAAACAATTGGCATATTAACATTTGCCTTTACAGCATCCTTCACGCCCATTGCAGTGTTTGTGCTTGGAAACGTGGTTGGAAACACCTGGTGTAATTTCTCCTTTTTTGCCTTCTGGATTCTGACAGGAAACAGTTGCTGTAATGTCATTATCTACAGTGTCAGGGACCACCGCTTCAGGAAGGGTGTGACCCTGCTGTTTCAGCGAGACCAGTCCCCCCCGCATGGTGAGAAATCCTAAGTGACACATGAATACATTCAACTGGGAGAAGCATTTGTTTTGTGGCTGTGGCCCAACGTATGactgggaatttttaaaaagtggagaATTAGGTTTATTGACTTGCTTTGTCAAAAGATTGTCATCCCTTTCTTGTTttcaaagagaggaaaaaaggaacCCTGACTATTTCAACTTGTGGGCCTTAACATGCCATCAATACTCTCTCCCACCAAAGCATTctgtaaaagtgtgtgtgagacccAGTAATTATGGgaaatatttatatgtataaacATGAAATTGACTTGGGTGACCAAAACAGAGATTTACTATATTGTGGAAGTGAATGGTAGTTTCTGAAATTACATATGGTGAAAAATACTTTATCATAAACTGATCCATGAACTTACCTCTGACAGCTCTCAGCTGGTACTGAGGAGCAACTGCTGCTCAGACAATGATTTTGCCCAGTAATCATCTTCTTtcgttttttgggggttttttttagctttttgccTTTGTcagcagaggagacacaaaaGCAGGAAGAGAAAGTGGGGGAAGACACTCAACAAAGGGCCTTGGGTCAAAGTCAAACCTGGGTAACTGCATTTAGCCTCAGAAGAATATAATTACCAGCTCAACTTGTGAGCTAAACTGGCACCTGAtcaatttcatttttatgacATAATAAATACATGTCTTTGTAGTCAGCGTTCCGTTTAAGCTTAGCTTAACGAATTTAAATGGGGACTGTGTATTGTTTGTGGagaccaaaactttttttttttttccccaggctgaaaacctgtttatttgtGCTGAGATGTTGACCATTTTACCACTGACTCAATTTTAAAGCAGCCTTAACTGGCCATTCAAGGAATTGCAGTTTTTTGGCTTTAAGGATTGCCTTCATTACTAAGTGTTGCTTCTTGGACTGAGTTTATACAAAGATGATCAAATCTGCCTATAAACACCCATAAAGCTTTCTTACCTGTTTCTATGGGGGAAAatgaagactttaaaaaaaataaaataaaaatctgtttttttgtagTTTACGTCcaggctaaaaaacaaaaacaaatcccaGTTGCCAGGTAACAAATCCAGATAGCTATTGATCTCAACCAAGGAAGTCAAATATAAATTCCATACAAACTGCACTGTGTGATTAAAAACACTTTCAGGTTTGTCCACATATTATAGATTGTTTCTGAAAAAGCCATTATTAGCACAACAGCAAGTCCTTGCGGTGAGTCTATTGCCACAACAAATCCATATCCTCTCCTCTGGTGTCCTTGTTTCCTCGATCTCCAAACCGAAACCTTGCTATCAAAGGGCTTTTATGAGCCTTTCAATAATTtcagaaaaaactaaaaaaaataaaaaataaatttctgtatGTCAAGGAGCTAACAGCCACAACTGCACAGTgagcagtttatttttaatggttATCCTTTTTAATGTCAGCAGTGGGTTTGTCATCTGTTAATTTGTAACggggtttgtttgtgtttagaaATCGTGCTGCAGCCTCGTCTTTGGCTCGGttaaagttacatttattaTCCATTAATTCAGTCTTTTTTATAACAGTCTGCCTCAAGTTTCAGAAATGCACTTTATGAGTTGCTATGTGAGCCATTTCCATTGTGCCAGGTGTCAGACACAAATATTATTTTGGACAGGTTTTCATTTTTGGCTTTGTATTTTGTCCATATATTAAAGAATGATCTGTATATTTATTAAATCAGTATTGACTAAATGAATGGGACTCCAGCCACAGAGATgcagaataaaaagcattatgATTATAGCAGACCCTCATACTGTGTCGACTTATCTTTTCAGGGTACAAAATACGTGTAACATGAAATAATCTGTGTCGGCTGTAAGTCTTGTGGACTATTTTGAGTTCTGTATTGTACAAACtgataatatattaatatatataaataaggaGTATTTTGAAGCATAAAATTGCATTATTTTAATTCTTGATTGAAAAGTTGAATTTCATGTAACACTGTCACAAGTGACAGCCTTTTGATTGCAGGGATGAAGAGGTTCTTCTTGCCATTATTGTTGTAAATAGTTTACAGATTATTCTGTCAATCCATAAACAGTAATCCTATGGTTCAATTGACATAAGAGTGAAAATATGTTTTGCAGCTTACCATGAAGTGCCCTATAAAGGGATTGTTTGACATTTGGAAAGTACATTTATTAGTTATCTGGTCAACTTTAgaacagcaacagcagaaaaCATTTTTGGTAGGTCACGCAGCttgcgggggtggggggggggggggggtgttcttgttgtttaattgttgtttttttccatgtcaAATATGCAGAAATATGGAGTTCATGTTTGGTAATATTAAAATTCATGCAAACATTTTTTATGTGGACGATCACATTGTAATGGTTGATagattattattgtagggtctttatctcacaatataaagcaccttgaggcgactatataaattgaattgaattgaattgaattgaattgaattgaattgatgagGAAGAAAATTTATTTCTTAGCAGTAAGTCTGATATCACGTCATAAAGTATGTTAAATAATAATCTAATACGTCTTCTTTGTAGagctttttccactttcttaCTCAAAAACTACAAGAACACACTTAACTCCCAACTCAGGAAATTGGAGGAATTGGAGGAGCTCATGAGTGAACAGTTAGATGAGAAATTATTATGAAAGATATGACGCTGCAGCCAGGGGACAAAGATCTTTGCTGATCATGAAGCTGGGAACAGAGCAGAAAAAGCTAAGGAAAGGTCAAATAAAAATTCACCtagcagcaaataaaaaaagctCACAATCAATCAAAGACACTGCTCTTGTTTGTTCATTTGCACCTAACACCAATAACACCAGatattgtatatatttgtaCAAATTTTACTAATTTATGCATGATGTGTTTTATGATTTATAGTATGAAAGTTAATAGGGCTGAAAGGATTGTGCCACCTTTGGGACAAACAGGTTAGTGGTTCCCGCCTCCTTCCagtctttgtgctaagctaagctgTTGCATCATTTTTACCCATCTCATCCAATTCTCAGCAGGAGGGTTAATAATCGTACTTACCAAACTGTCAAACTGCTCCTTAGACTGACATCTAGTGCATGCTCaagaaagacttttttttaaacatacaggGTGCTATAATtgacccagtaataaaaatcaGGGAATTTAATGGTcattaaaaggaaaacaactCAAATACATTAACATGTCATGTGTGAACCTCttggaatgaatgaatggaaatCTTACATTTACATATGTAAAGTTATTTTCCAGCAAAAACTCTCTTTATTTTTCTAGTTTGAAAATAAATCTGTTGGTCATAGCAGAGTTTGAAATCTACAGCATTTTAATCATCACGGGTTCAGTGTAAGTAAAGCTCAAATTATCTGAATGATTGTTATTTTGCTAGCAGTGAATCACTGTATAGAGTTGTATCAGTAGTGAATAATTCCTCAATGGTGACTGCATCAGATatggtaaaaataaatgtgtttgggAACATAACCTTTGTGAGTTTAATCAGTGTGACAGTAATGCTCTCTGCTCACCGCTGTAATGTTCACCACTTCAGCAGCTGgacaagctgctggaaaaccatttcagtaATTTTCCCCTCATTTAGTTTACAGTATTAAAGGGCCGTCGTGTTATATAATGTGGAGAAGTTGCTGCAGCGGCGCCACAGGATACTTGGATATTTAGCATAGGTGAATCTTTGATAGTGTGCAGGTAGCTCTCATCTTTACACTGAAACTTCTAAAACAGTAAAGCTAGAGAAAAGGATCTTGAAACCAAGAGCCCAAAATTGTaatttgaatgtgtgtgcatttgagggcagagtttatattttacatttacactgTTAGAGAGTGATCGCGCAATGTGAGAAGACATTAGAGTCGAGACAGAAGGGCAGAGATGTTGGTGGCTGACATCAGCAGTGACATGATAGAAGTGTACTCCACCACCCGTCCCACCACAAGATAAATGATCTGACATTTGCTGGCTCATGTAATTGAGTTCAACAATGAGAAACATGAAGCTGTCAGAGAGATATCAGGGGAATGGGTAGAAACAATTACGAGAGAGAACAAATCATGGGCCCTGGCATGGTATATGGTGGCCAATAGCCTCATATGTGATTTATAATCAGTATAATAAATTGATCTGATCTGTATTTGTAATGTGCACTCATGAATCAGTACATTGTATCCTTGCATGAATAGTCTTGTCATGTTCATTGTGCAGAGCACTGACTCACTGCATTGTTCATGTATGCTTTCATATAATTTGCTGCAGGTGGGTTAATAGTGAgttagctgttttgttttgtttttgtttgtttggttggtttttttgtctttttgcttTCTTACATTTTGTAAGTGACACACAGTTTGACAAACTACAAGTCATGTTTAAAGCCACATCTGTCTCACAAAGCCACTTTGAAGACATATTGCTTGTTATCCACCTGAAATCCTTAATATAATTACCTGACCTCTGATGGCCAGGTTCActgacatttatatatatatatatatatatatatatatatatatatatatatatatatatatatatatatatatatatatatataaccaaCAGATTCTATGAGCACAATAAATCTTATAATCAGAGCCTCACTGGATTAGACCTTTGAGGTCTTTGCAGgattacagtgctgtgaaaaagtatttgccctcttagttttttcatatttgggttatctttgtctaattttgcaatttgtttgatgatctgaaatatgTAAGTGTGTTctattctttttcttcttcagtctcTGGCAGGCTATAACATGTTGACAATCAAACATAGCAAAATAGTCACTGATAGGACTTTATGGACTTAATGCTATAATGTCAGCTGTTTACATCTTCTTTTTTCATTGTCTTTGTTGGCTTTCCCTTTCATAGATCTGGGTGTTTGTGTGCTCATGCAAATAAAAGGGAGACTAGCTCTTTAAAAACATTGCTCCATAGTGCAGGTAGGGTTAAAAACTCCCCATGACGCCTTTAACACGGTGTACACAGTAATTatgcttcttttaaaaaaacaaatgaaagcaaattAGTCATTAGTCACTTGTTTATTTCCAAGGAACTAAAAGCCTATGGAAACCTTTCAAGACTCACTAGCTTGATAATCACCATTCGTAGGTATTCACACTCAGATTTAATGCTAGCACAGGAACTGGAAGGAATAGGTTTAAAGGTGTTTTGTATTGTGTGAAGGATATatgaaggagaaaaacaaattcagtttcttataaaagaaaaagctatACAGCGACAGTACAGGCTAAtttgcaagtaaaaaaaaaaaaaaacaagggtgGTGTATTTGTTATTCAGAATCATTTAAATGTGGTCAAATGTCTGACGATAGTGTGCTTGAGTCATAATCCCCACctttgtttggaagggctgaaGAAGTCCTGAGAAGCAAACTGGTTAAACACAGATGGGATTTTGAATTAACGGATTGAAACAACAAAGTGGAGCATAAATAAATGTCCCTCTGCCGAGTGATTTTAAGGGCAGCATCAGGGCAACCTTGTTTTTTATATTAGACAAACACTGCATCTCTATAGTTACACCACAACgcaacacacggacacacacacaataatacCGCCAGCAAGACGCATTGTAGATGGTAGGTCAGAGCACTCTGGAGCCACAGCAAGGttacatatttttgtttgtcccgttttttttctcctctctcgtTTCATTGTCCTAATGAATTTTTAATTGTCTCTCTAAGCTCTTAAGGCAAGAGATGTGTGTCAGAACCAATAAAGCACAGAGACCACCTGTGGCTGGTGTCTGTTTTTGGCTCCAAAGAGGAAAGGGCAAAGGCAGAGATGGCTGAGAGGGGTGTCGGGGAAGGATGGGTGTGGGAGCGGTGCTGAGTTTAATCCAACAGAGGTTCAGGTTCACAGGAATTAAACTAATCTGTAAAATGATGCAAAACAACTGGGACTACCTTCaactctgcatcttctccctgctcttaaagtcatgtgaaaaatggaagaaagtTTCCTGCTACAAGTTGTCCAAGGCTGTATTCAGCATTTCCTACAGATGGATATTACATGTTCATATCTTTGTTGaataaacaagtaaaaaaaaactaatggtCCATGTGTTGTTATTCAAATATATCAGCTTCATCTGTACTACTGTCTGTCAGCATCCCTGTTCTGTTTATATTCAGAAGACATATGCGTTGATTGCACACTTATCGTGGGGACTGCTATAGTAAGGCTGGAGTTCAACTATTCACTCAGCTACAAATAGATAATCAGTCCTTGGAACGACCTGATTGGCTACCACGTCTTTATGTAATTTCCATGCTTTGGAAAATGAATATCTTCCCTATTGACTGGTTTTCCTGTGATATTTGTGAAGTGCTGCATACAGAGTGCAGGGAAAATTGGAAAAGTTTGAAGGTGCcaaacccccaccccctttgCTCATGGAGGGTAGAAAAGAGCAGAATATTCTTTGAGAGTCCAAACAACAACCCCAGCTCCatcaccatccatccatgctgCTCACTCACACATCTTGCTGATATGTCAGCTAGATTATTCATCCATAATCACGGAGCGGCCCCAGTGAGGCAACCTGCCAGTGGACAGGGGTCTACAGACTGTTGGTCTACCTGGAATCTTTGCTCACGTTGTTTGCTATAAATACATAAACCTGCACAGTTCGTCCAGTCTCCTCAATGAACTCACTAGTGCACTTAACTTGAGTGTTCCTGTCACTGCAGCCTGTCCTCGTGCAGAGAGGGTGCCCTGTAATATTTATCACAGGGGTTTTACCGTGTATGAAGAAGGTGCCATGATAACACAACATCTATTGCTCTTGATGTGATCAGTTTTTGAGTGAAAACTACACTTGAAACTTTgaaagttttaagtcttttaaataTTAATCATCAGTCACAACTACTTAAAAACACTAAATTCATTACTAGTAATGCTGCAGTAAAAATGAGCATCTTCAAACTTACTAGTTAGCAtttagtttctctctctctctctctctctctctctctctctctctctctcattgatTCCAATGAACCTAGTGTGTCTATTT is a genomic window containing:
- the LOC115778372 gene encoding beta-2 adrenergic receptor translates to MTDLLPNVSVPGSTAALLVTTDCPFNLTAAAQAGLASGHSLAPLCSVCCCGVLNRTLAVAFMVSLTFAIVVGNVVTLTVFVQTRQSRTPQGYLKVSLAIADMMVGVLVVPFSVYTEISLMVTSTPPIWYQGSSTSPATSSSSGGLLSPWQPCMLIGPVFAGCTFVSISTIFLMTLERSVAILWPLQKDALVTRRRTLFLILFSWAASFLLALAPLIFSSNFTLEYNECSRMCNYTPLLLGGQLPPDANILLLFPVFDFTLLGGTLAVNIVSFTSIRRYSRKRKLLSEGSLSDGGGGGGGCPHRPSFSDIKAAKTIGILTFAFTASFTPIAVFVLGNVVGNTWCNFSFFAFWILTGNSCCNVIIYSVRDHRFRKGVTLLFQRDQSPPHGEKS